A part of Escherichia marmotae genomic DNA contains:
- the ybcJ gene encoding ribosome-associated protein YbcJ, whose amino-acid sequence MATFSLGKHPHVELCDLLKLEGWSESGAQAKIAIAEGQVKVDGAVETRKRCKIVAGQTVSFAGHSVQVVA is encoded by the coding sequence ATGGCGACATTTTCTTTAGGTAAACATCCGCACGTTGAGCTGTGCGACTTGCTGAAACTGGAAGGCTGGAGCGAAAGCGGCGCGCAGGCGAAAATCGCGATTGCTGAAGGCCAGGTGAAAGTCGACGGCGCAGTTGAAACGCGCAAACGTTGCAAAATCGTCGCCGGTCAGACAGTGAGTTTTGCAGGTCACAGCGTACAGGTTGTTGCCTGA
- the cusS gene encoding Cu(+)/Ag(+) sensor histidine kinase CusS has product MANKPFQRPFSLATRLTFFISLATIAAFFAFAWIMIHSVKVHFAEQDINDLKEISTTLERVLNHPDETQARRLMTLEDIVSGYSNVLISLADSHGKTVYHSPGAPDIREFARDAIPDKDARGGEVYLLSGPTIMMPGHGHGHREHSNWRMINLSVGPLVDGKPAYTLYIALSIDFHLHYINDLMNKLVMTASIISILIVFIVLLAVHKGHAPIRSVSRQIQNITSKDLDVRLDPQTVPIELEQLVLSFNHMIERIEDVFTRQSNFSADIAHEIRTPITNLVTQTEIALSQSRSQKELEDVLYSNLEELTRMAKMVSDMLFLAQADNNQLIPEKKMLNLADEVSKVFDFFEALAEDRGVELRFVGDKCQVAGDPLMLRRALSNLLSNALRYTPPGEAIVVRCQATDRQVQVTVENPGTPIPPEHLPRLFDRFYRVDPSRQRKGEGSGIGLAIVKSIVVAHKGTVAVTSDARGTRFVISLPA; this is encoded by the coding sequence ATGGCCAATAAGCCATTTCAGCGCCCGTTTTCGCTGGCAACCCGCCTGACCTTTTTTATCAGCCTTGCCACCATCGCGGCATTTTTCGCCTTTGCATGGATCATGATCCACTCGGTAAAAGTCCATTTTGCTGAGCAGGATATTAATGATTTAAAAGAGATTAGCACCACCCTTGAACGGGTACTTAATCACCCTGACGAGACACAAGCCCGACGCTTAATGACGCTGGAAGATATCGTCAGTGGTTATTCCAACGTCTTGATTTCCCTGGCAGATAGCCACGGTAAAACGGTATATCACTCCCCAGGCGCGCCGGATATCCGCGAGTTTGCACGCGATGCCATACCCGATAAAGACGCACGTGGTGGTGAGGTGTATCTCCTCTCCGGCCCGACGATTATGATGCCGGGCCACGGTCACGGGCATAGGGAACACAGCAACTGGCGGATGATTAACTTGTCGGTTGGCCCGCTGGTGGACGGCAAACCGGCTTATACGCTCTACATTGCGCTGTCGATCGATTTTCATCTTCATTACATAAATGATTTGATGAATAAACTTGTAATGACTGCATCGATCATCAGCATCCTGATCGTCTTTATCGTGCTGCTGGCGGTACATAAAGGTCACGCGCCGATCCGCAGCGTCAGCCGCCAGATCCAGAATATCACTTCGAAAGATCTCGACGTTCGCCTGGACCCGCAGACCGTGCCGATTGAGCTGGAGCAACTGGTGCTGTCGTTTAATCATATGATTGAACGTATTGAAGATGTCTTTACCCGCCAGTCCAACTTCTCGGCAGATATCGCCCACGAAATTCGCACGCCAATTACGAATCTGGTGACGCAAACGGAAATTGCCCTGAGTCAGTCGCGCAGCCAGAAGGAACTGGAAGATGTGCTCTACTCTAACCTGGAAGAGTTGACGCGAATGGCGAAAATGGTCAGCGATATGCTGTTTCTCGCCCAGGCCGATAACAACCAGCTAATCCCGGAAAAGAAAATGCTCAACCTGGCAGATGAAGTCAGCAAAGTTTTCGATTTTTTCGAGGCGTTAGCGGAAGATCGCGGCGTGGAACTGCGATTTGTTGGCGACAAGTGTCAGGTCGCGGGCGATCCGTTGATGTTGCGTCGGGCGTTAAGCAACCTGCTTTCTAACGCCCTGCGTTATACGCCGCCCGGAGAGGCAATTGTAGTGCGTTGCCAGGCTACCGATCGCCAGGTACAGGTTACCGTCGAAAACCCCGGTACGCCCATTCCGCCCGAACACTTACCGCGATTGTTCGACCGCTTCTACCGCGTTGACCCCTCCCGCCAACGAAAAGGTGAAGGTAGCGGCATTGGCCTGGCGATTGTGAAATCGATTGTTGTCGCGCATAAAGGCACGGTTGCGGTAACGTCAGATGCGCGTGGGACAAGGTTTGTGATCTCATTACCCGCTTAA
- the emrE gene encoding multidrug efflux SMR transporter EmrE gives MNPYIYLGGAILAEVIGTTLMKFSEGFTRLWPSVGTIICYCTSFWLLAQTLAYIPTGIAYAIWSGVGIVLISLLSWGFFGQRLDLPAIIGMMLICAGVLVINLLSRSAPH, from the coding sequence ATGAACCCTTATATTTATCTTGGTGGTGCAATACTTGCAGAGGTTATTGGTACAACCTTAATGAAGTTTTCAGAGGGTTTTACACGGTTATGGCCCTCTGTTGGTACAATTATTTGTTACTGTACATCATTCTGGTTATTAGCTCAGACGCTGGCTTATATTCCTACAGGGATTGCTTATGCTATCTGGTCAGGAGTCGGTATCGTCCTGATTAGTTTACTGTCCTGGGGATTTTTCGGCCAACGGCTGGATCTTCCAGCCATTATAGGCATGATGTTGATTTGTGCCGGAGTGTTAGTAATTAACTTATTGTCACGAAGCGCACCACATTAA
- the nfrB gene encoding cyclic di-3',5'-guanylate-activated glycosyltransferase NfrB: protein MDWLLDVFATWLYGLKVIAITLAVIMFISGLDDFFIDVVYWVRRIKRKLSVYRRYPRMSYRELYKPDEKPLAIMVPAWNETGVIGNMAELAATTLDYENYHIFVGTYPNDPDTQRDVDEVCARFPNVHKVVCARPGPTSKADCLNNVLDAITQFERSANFAFAGFILHDAEDVISPMELRLFNYLVERKDLIQIPVYPFEREWTHFTSMTYIDEFSELHGKDVPVREALAGQVPSAGVGTCFSRRAVTALLADGDGIAFDVQSLTEDYDIGFRLKEKGMTEIFVRFPVVDEAKEREQRKFLQHARTSNMICVREYFPDTFSTAVRQKSRWIIGIVFQGFKTHKWTSSLTLNYFLWRDRKGAISNFVSFLAMLVMIQLLLLLAYESLWPDAWHFLSIFSGSAWLMTLLWLNFGLMVNRIVQRVIFVTGYYGLTQGLLSVLRLFWGNLINFMANWRALKQVLQHGDPRRVAWDKTTHDFPSVTGDTRSLRPLGQILLENQVITEEQLDTALRNRVEGLRLGGSMLMQGLISAEQLAQALAEQNGVAWESIDAWQIPSSLIAEMPASVALHYAVLPLRLENDELIVGSEDGIDPVSLAALTRKVGRKVRYVIVLRGQIVTGLRHWYARCRGHDPRAMLYNAVQHQWLTEQQASDIWQQYVPHQFLFAEILTTLGHINRSAINVLLLRHERSSLPLGKFLVTEGVISQETLDRVLTIQRELQVSMQSLLLKAGLTTEQVAQLESENEGK from the coding sequence GTGGACTGGCTTCTTGATGTTTTTGCTACCTGGCTTTATGGCTTAAAAGTAATCGCGATAACGTTAGCGGTCATAATGTTCATCAGCGGACTGGACGATTTTTTCATTGATGTCGTCTACTGGGTTCGTCGCATTAAGCGCAAGTTGAGTGTTTATCGGCGCTACCCACGAATGAGTTACCGCGAACTGTACAAACCAGATGAAAAACCGTTAGCGATTATGGTTCCGGCGTGGAATGAAACTGGCGTCATCGGCAATATGGCCGAGCTGGCGGCAACCACGCTCGACTATGAAAACTATCATATCTTTGTCGGCACTTACCCGAACGACCCCGATACTCAGCGTGATGTTGACGAAGTGTGTGCTCGCTTCCCGAACGTGCATAAGGTGGTCTGCGCACGTCCTGGCCCCACCAGCAAAGCAGATTGTCTGAACAATGTGCTGGACGCCATCACCCAGTTTGAGCGAAGCGCCAATTTCGCCTTTGCGGGTTTTATTCTGCATGACGCCGAAGATGTGATTTCGCCAATGGAACTGCGTCTGTTCAACTACCTTGTCGAGCGTAAGGATCTGATTCAGATCCCGGTGTATCCGTTCGAACGCGAATGGACGCACTTCACCAGCATGACCTATATCGATGAGTTTTCCGAACTGCATGGCAAAGATGTTCCGGTGCGTGAAGCCCTCGCCGGACAGGTGCCCAGCGCAGGTGTTGGCACCTGTTTCAGCCGCCGCGCCGTGACCGCGCTGTTGGCTGACGGTGACGGCATTGCTTTTGACGTGCAAAGTCTCACCGAAGATTACGACATTGGTTTTCGCCTGAAAGAGAAAGGAATGACGGAGATTTTTGTCCGTTTTCCGGTGGTGGACGAAGCTAAAGAACGCGAGCAGCGTAAATTTTTACAGCACGCGCGGACGTCAAACATGATCTGCGTGCGCGAATATTTCCCCGATACCTTTTCCACCGCAGTGCGGCAAAAGTCTCGCTGGATCATCGGCATTGTTTTCCAGGGATTTAAAACCCATAAATGGACTTCCAGCCTGACACTCAACTACTTTCTCTGGCGTGACCGCAAAGGGGCAATCAGCAACTTTGTTAGTTTCCTCGCGATGCTGGTGATGATCCAGCTTTTGCTGTTACTGGCGTATGAAAGTTTATGGCCTGATGCCTGGCATTTTCTTTCTATTTTCAGCGGCAGCGCATGGTTAATGACCCTGCTATGGCTAAACTTTGGCTTGATGGTTAACCGTATTGTGCAGCGGGTGATTTTTGTCACCGGTTACTACGGCCTGACGCAGGGCCTGCTATCCGTCCTGCGGCTATTCTGGGGCAACCTGATTAACTTTATGGCTAACTGGCGCGCGTTGAAACAGGTGCTTCAACATGGCGATCCGCGTCGCGTAGCGTGGGATAAAACGACGCACGATTTCCCCAGCGTGACTGGCGATACCCGTTCGTTGCGCCCGTTAGGTCAAATTTTGTTGGAAAATCAGGTCATCACCGAAGAACAACTCGATACAGCACTGCGTAATCGCGTCGAAGGTCTGCGTCTCGGCGGTTCGATGCTGATGCAAGGGTTGATCAGCGCCGAACAACTGGCGCAGGCGCTGGCTGAGCAAAACGGCGTGGCATGGGAATCGATCGATGCCTGGCAGATCCCTTCCTCGCTGATTGCCGAAATGCCGGCTTCCGTAGCACTGCATTATGCGGTGCTGCCGCTGCGTCTGGAAAATGATGAGTTAATTGTCGGTAGTGAAGACGGCATTGATCCGGTGTCACTGGCGGCACTGACGCGCAAGGTTGGACGTAAAGTGCGCTACGTCATTGTTCTGCGCGGGCAAATTGTCACCGGATTACGCCACTGGTATGCACGCTGCCGCGGTCACGATCCGCGGGCAATGTTGTACAATGCGGTTCAGCATCAGTGGCTCACGGAACAACAGGCCAGCGATATTTGGCAGCAATATGTGCCGCATCAGTTCCTGTTTGCCGAAATACTGACCACACTCGGCCATATTAATCGTTCAGCGATTAATGTGCTGCTACTGCGTCATGAACGCAGCTCTCTGCCGCTCGGCAAATTTTTGGTTACTGAAGGTGTCATCAGCCAGGAAACGCTGGATCGCGTACTGACAATTCAACGCGAATTACAAGTTTCGATGCAATCTCTATTACTCAAAGCAGGTTTAACCACAGAACAGGTTGCGCAACTGGAGTCCGAAAATGAAGGAAAATAA
- the nfrA gene encoding bacteriophage adsorption protein NfrA — MKENNLNRIIGWSGLLLTSLLSTGALADNIGTSAKELGLSDYRHFVIYPRLDKALKAQKNNDEATAIREFEYIHQQVPDNIPLTLYLAEAYRHFGHDDRARLLLEDQLKRTPGDARLQRSLAAIPVEVKTVNTIEELLAQQKACDAAPTLRCRSEVGQNALRLAQLSVAKAQLNDATFAASPEGKTLRTDLLQRAIYLKQWSQADTLYNEARQQNTLSAAERRQWFDVLLAGHLDDRILALQSVGIFTDPQSYITYATALAYRGEKARLQRYLAENKPLFTTDLQEKSWLYLLSKYSDTPVQALANYTVQFADNRQYVIGATLPELLKEGQYDAAQKLLATLPANEMLEERYAVSVATHNRVEALRLARLLYQREPANLTRLDQLTWQLMQNGQSREAADLLLQRYPFQGDASASHTLMTRLASLLESHPYLATPAKVAILSKPLPLAAQRQWQSQLPGIADNCPAIVRLLGDMSPTYDAAAWNRLAKCYRETLPGVALYAWLQAEKRQPNAWQHRAVAYQAYQVEDYATALAAWQKISLHDMSKEDLLAAANTAQAAGNGTARDRWLQQAEQRGLGNNAQYWWLHAQRYIPAQPELALNDLTRSINIAPSANAYVARATIYRQRHNVSAAVSDLRAALELEPNNSNTQAALGYALWDSGDIAQSREMLEQAHKGLPDDPALIRQLAYVNQRLDDMPATQHYARLVIDDIDNQALITPLTPEQNQQRFNFRRLHEDVGRRWTFSFDSSIGLRSGAMSSASNNVGGAAPGKSYRSYGQLEAEYRIGRNILLEGDLLSVYSRVFADTGENGVVMPVKNPMSGTGLRWKPLRDQIFFLAVEQQFPLNGQNGTSDTMLRASASFFNGGKYSDEWHPNGSGWFAQNLYLDAAQYVRQDIQAWTADYRVSWHQKVANGQTIEPYAHIQDNGYRDKGTQGAQLGGVGVRWNIWTGETHYDAWPHKVSLGVEYQHTFKVINQRSGERNNAFLTIGVHW, encoded by the coding sequence ATGAAGGAAAATAACCTTAATCGCATCATCGGATGGTCTGGTTTACTGCTGACGTCTTTATTGAGTACTGGCGCACTCGCAGACAATATTGGCACCAGCGCCAAAGAGCTGGGGCTTAGCGACTATCGCCATTTTGTTATTTATCCCCGCCTCGATAAGGCGCTGAAAGCACAGAAAAATAACGACGAAGCAACCGCCATCCGTGAATTTGAATATATTCATCAGCAGGTGCCGGATAATATTCCGCTGACTTTATATCTGGCAGAAGCCTATCGCCATTTTGGTCATGATGACCGCGCACGGCTGTTGCTTGAGGATCAGCTTAAACGAACTCCCGGCGATGCCCGACTTCAACGTAGCCTTGCGGCAATTCCTGTGGAAGTCAAAACAGTGAATACCATCGAGGAGCTGCTGGCCCAGCAAAAAGCGTGCGATGCTGCGCCGACTCTGCGTTGCCGCAGTGAAGTTGGGCAGAATGCGCTGCGGCTGGCACAGTTATCTGTTGCCAAAGCGCAACTGAACGATGCGACGTTTGCCGCATCGCCGGAAGGAAAAACGTTACGAACCGATCTGCTGCAACGCGCAATCTACCTGAAACAATGGTCCCAGGCGGATACGCTATACAATGAAGCACGCCAGCAGAATACATTAAGCGCAGCAGAGCGCCGTCAGTGGTTTGACGTGCTTCTTGCCGGGCATCTGGATGATCGGATCCTGGCGCTGCAATCAGTGGGGATCTTCACCGATCCACAGTCGTATATTACTTACGCGACCGCACTGGCTTATCGTGGCGAAAAAGCACGCCTCCAGCGTTATCTCGCTGAAAACAAACCTCTGTTCACTACTGACTTACAAGAGAAAAGCTGGCTCTATCTGTTATCAAAATACAGTGACACTCCGGTGCAAGCGTTGGCGAATTACACGGTACAGTTTGCCGATAACCGCCAGTACGTTATTGGCGCAACGCTTCCGGAGCTGTTAAAAGAGGGTCAGTACGACGCGGCGCAAAAACTGCTCGCCACCCTCCCCGCCAATGAAATGCTTGAAGAGCGTTATGCCGTCAGTGTGGCAACCCACAACAGAGTTGAAGCACTACGTCTGGCGCGGTTGCTGTATCAGCGAGAACCAGCAAATCTTACGCGCCTGGATCAACTGACCTGGCAACTGATGCAGAACGGACAGTCACGTGAAGCTGCCGATTTGTTACTGCAACGCTACCCTTTCCAGGGCGATGCAAGCGCCAGCCATACGTTAATGACGCGGCTGGCGTCTCTGTTGGAAAGTCATCCTTACCTGGCAACGCCAGCGAAAGTGGCGATTTTATCGAAACCGTTGCCGCTGGCGGCGCAACGCCAGTGGCAAAGCCAGTTGCCGGGTATTGCTGACAATTGCCCGGCAATCGTCCGTTTACTGGGCGATATGTCACCGACTTACGATGCAGCCGCCTGGAACCGTCTGGCGAAGTGTTATCGGGAGACGCTACCTGGTGTGGCGTTGTATGCATGGCTTCAGGCAGAAAAACGGCAACCGAACGCGTGGCAACATCGCGCGGTGGCCTATCAGGCGTATCAGGTTGAAGACTACGCCACCGCACTGGCGGCCTGGCAGAAAATCAGTCTTCACGACATGAGCAAGGAAGATCTGCTCGCTGCCGCCAATACCGCCCAGGCGGCTGGAAATGGCACGGCTCGCGATCGCTGGCTTCAGCAGGCAGAACAACGCGGGCTGGGCAACAATGCTCAGTATTGGTGGCTACATGCACAACGTTATATTCCTGCTCAGCCAGAACTTGCACTGAACGATCTCACTCGCTCAATTAACATTGCGCCTTCAGCTAACGCTTACGTTGCGCGGGCGACGATTTATCGGCAACGTCATAATGTCTCAGCGGCAGTGAGCGATTTGCGCGCCGCTCTGGAACTGGAACCGAATAACAGCAATACCCAGGCGGCGCTCGGTTACGCCTTGTGGGATAGCGGCGATATCGCGCAGTCGCGGGAGATGCTGGAACAGGCGCATAAAGGGCTACCGGACGATCCGGCACTCATCAGACAACTGGCTTACGTGAATCAGCGTCTGGATGATATGCCTGCGACGCAACACTACGCCCGGCTGGTGATTGATGACATTGATAACCAGGCGCTGATTACACCGCTGACACCAGAACAAAATCAGCAACGCTTCAATTTCCGTCGTCTGCATGAGGACGTTGGTCGCCGCTGGACGTTCAGTTTCGATTCCTCCATCGGCTTGCGTTCCGGCGCGATGAGTTCAGCTAGCAATAACGTCGGTGGCGCTGCGCCAGGTAAAAGCTATCGTAGCTACGGACAACTGGAAGCCGAATACCGCATCGGGCGCAATATACTGCTGGAAGGCGACCTGCTTTCGGTTTACAGCCGTGTGTTTGCCGATACCGGAGAAAACGGTGTGGTGATGCCGGTGAAAAATCCGATGTCCGGCACCGGCCTGCGCTGGAAGCCGCTGCGCGATCAGATCTTTTTCCTTGCCGTTGAACAGCAGTTCCCGCTGAATGGGCAAAATGGCACCTCCGACACCATGCTGCGTGCCAGCGCCTCGTTCTTTAACGGCGGCAAATACAGCGATGAGTGGCACCCGAACGGTTCAGGCTGGTTTGCCCAAAACCTGTATCTCGATGCGGCGCAATATGTCCGCCAGGATATTCAGGCGTGGACGGCTGATTACCGTGTGAGCTGGCATCAGAAAGTCGCGAACGGGCAGACAATCGAACCTTACGCTCACATACAGGATAACGGCTATCGTGATAAAGGCACTCAGGGCGCACAGCTTGGTGGCGTCGGCGTGCGCTGGAATATCTGGACCGGCGAGACGCATTACGATGCCTGGCCGCACAAAGTCAGTCTCGGCGTCGAATATCAGCATACCTTTAAGGTGATTAATCAACGTAGCGGGGAGCGCAACAACGCGTTTCTCACCATTGGAGTGCACTGGTAA
- a CDS encoding DUF4434 family protein encodes MRKFIFVLLTLLLVSPFSFAMKGIIWQPQNRDSQVTDAQWQGLMSQLRLQGFDTLILQWTRYGDAFTQPEQRALLFKRAAAAQQAGLKLIVGLNADPEFFLHQKQSSAALESYLNRLLAADLQQARLWRATPGVTPDGWYISAEIDDLNWRSEAARQPLLKWLNNTQRLISNVSAKPVYISSFFAGNMSPDGYRQLLEQVRATGVNVWVQDGGGVDKLTAEQRDRYLQASADCQTASPASGIVYELFVAGKGKTFAAKPKPNAEIASLLAKRSACGKDALYFSLRYLPVARGILEY; translated from the coding sequence ATGCGTAAGTTCATTTTCGTATTGCTGACACTGCTCCTGGTCAGCCCTTTTTCCTTTGCAATGAAAGGTATTATCTGGCAACCGCAAAACCGTGACAGTCAGGTCACCGACGCCCAGTGGCAGGGACTGATGAGTCAGTTGCGTCTCCAGGGCTTCGACACCCTGATTCTGCAATGGACTCGTTATGGCGATGCATTCACCCAGCCAGAACAGCGCGCGTTATTGTTTAAGCGTGCCGCAGCAGCGCAACAGGCTGGTCTGAAGCTGATTGTTGGTCTGAACGCCGATCCGGAATTTTTTCTGCATCAGAAGCAGTCATCTGCAGCGCTGGAAAGCTACCTTAATCGCCTGCTGGCCGCCGATCTCCAGCAAGCCAGATTATGGCGTGCCACGCCTGGCGTAACGCCGGATGGCTGGTACATCAGTGCGGAAATTGACGATCTGAACTGGCGCAGTGAAGCCGCCCGACAACCTTTACTAAAATGGTTAAACAATACGCAGCGACTGATTAGCAATGTTTCAGCAAAACCGGTTTATATCAGTAGCTTTTTCGCTGGCAATATGTCGCCCGATGGCTATCGGCAACTGCTGGAACAAGTTAGAGCGACAGGCGTTAATGTCTGGGTACAGGATGGCGGCGGCGTTGATAAACTCACCGCCGAACAGCGTGACCGTTATCTGCAAGCCAGCGCAGATTGCCAAACTGCCTCACCCGCCAGCGGCATTGTTTATGAGTTGTTTGTCGCGGGCAAAGGTAAAACGTTTGCAGCTAAACCAAAACCGAATGCGGAGATCGCCTCGCTACTAGCAAAACGTTCCGCCTGTGGCAAAGACGCACTCTATTTCTCTCTGCGCTATTTGCCCGTCGCGCGTGGCATCCTCGAGTATTAA
- the folD gene encoding bifunctional methylenetetrahydrofolate dehydrogenase/methenyltetrahydrofolate cyclohydrolase FolD: MAAKIIDGKTIAQQVRSEVAQKVQARVAAGLRAPGLAVVLVGSNPASQIYVASKRKACEEVGFVSRSYDLPETTSEAELLELIDALNADNTIDGILVQLPLPAGIDYVKVLERIHPDKDVDGFHPYNVGRLCQRAPRLRPCTPRGIVTLLERYNIDTFGLNAVVIGASNIVGRPMSMELLLAGCTTTVTHRFTKNLRHHVENADLLIVAVGKPGFIPGDWIKEGAIVIDVGINRLENGKVVGDVVFEEAAKRASYITPVPGGVGPMTVATLIENTLQACVEYHDPQGE, from the coding sequence ATGGCAGCAAAGATTATTGACGGTAAAACGATTGCGCAGCAGGTGCGCTCTGAAGTTGCTCAAAAAGTTCAGGCACGCGTTGCGGCCGGACTGCGGGCGCCAGGACTGGCCGTTGTGCTGGTCGGCAGCAACCCTGCATCGCAAATTTATGTCGCAAGCAAACGCAAAGCTTGCGAAGAAGTCGGGTTCGTCTCCCGCTCCTATGACCTTCCTGAAACCACCAGCGAAGCAGAACTGCTTGAGCTTATCGATGCGCTGAATGCCGACAATACCATCGATGGTATTCTGGTGCAGTTGCCGCTTCCGGCGGGAATTGACTACGTCAAAGTACTGGAACGTATTCACCCGGACAAAGACGTAGACGGTTTCCATCCTTATAACGTTGGTCGTCTGTGCCAGCGTGCGCCGCGCCTGCGTCCTTGCACCCCGCGCGGTATCGTCACGCTGCTTGAGCGTTACAACATTGATACCTTTGGCCTTAATGCTGTGGTGATTGGTGCATCGAATATCGTCGGTCGCCCGATGAGCATGGAACTGCTACTGGCAGGTTGCACCACCACCGTGACTCACCGCTTCACCAAAAATCTGCGTCATCATGTGGAAAACGCCGATTTGTTGATCGTCGCCGTCGGCAAGCCAGGCTTTATTCCCGGTGACTGGATCAAAGAAGGCGCAATTGTGATTGATGTCGGTATCAACCGTCTGGAAAATGGCAAAGTTGTGGGCGACGTCGTGTTTGAAGAAGCGGCTAAGCGCGCCTCATACATTACGCCTGTTCCCGGCGGCGTTGGCCCAATGACGGTTGCCACGCTGATTGAAAACACGCTACAGGCGTGCGTTGAATATCATGATCCACAGGGTGAGTAA
- a CDS encoding metal-dependent hydrolase: protein MPTVITHAAVPLCIGLGLGSKIIPPRLLFAGIILAMLPDADVLSFKFGVAYGNVFGHRGFTHSLVFAFVVPLLCVLIGHRWFRTGLIRCWLFLTVSLLSHSLLDSVTTGGKGVGWLWPWSEERFFAPWQVIKVAPFALSRYTTPYGHQVIISELMWVWLPGIIVMGILWWSRRKLR from the coding sequence ATGCCAACCGTTATTACCCACGCCGCCGTCCCCCTTTGTATTGGTTTAGGGTTGGGGTCGAAAATCATCCCGCCGCGTCTGTTATTTGCCGGAATCATCCTGGCGATGCTGCCAGACGCCGACGTATTGTCGTTTAAATTTGGCGTTGCTTACGGCAATGTTTTTGGCCATCGCGGTTTTACTCATTCGCTGGTATTTGCGTTTGTTGTCCCGCTGTTATGCGTGCTTATTGGGCATCGATGGTTCAGGACGGGGCTGATTCGCTGCTGGCTATTTTTAACCGTATCGCTGCTATCACACAGCTTGCTGGATTCGGTAACCACTGGCGGCAAAGGTGTTGGCTGGTTGTGGCCGTGGTCAGAGGAACGATTTTTCGCCCCCTGGCAGGTGATTAAAGTCGCGCCGTTTGCGTTATCGCGTTACACCACGCCATATGGGCATCAGGTGATTATTTCAGAGCTAATGTGGGTATGGCTACCAGGAATAATAGTGATGGGAATATTGTGGTGGAGCAGGCGTAAATTGCGCTGA